A part of Lutra lutra chromosome 2, mLutLut1.2, whole genome shotgun sequence genomic DNA contains:
- the LIAS gene encoding lipoyl synthase, mitochondrial isoform X1 — protein sequence MSLLCGGAACIVGPRIFGRYLCSPVRAVSSLPDKKKEFLQNGPDLQDFLSGDLVDKSKWDEYKGNLKRQKGERLRLPPWLKTEIPMGKNYNKLKNTLRNLNLHTVCEEARCPNIGECWGGGEYATATATIMLMGDTCTRGCRFCSVKTARNPPPLDAREPYNTAKAIAEWGLDYVVLTSVDRDDLPDGGAEHFAKTVAYLKERNPKILVECLTPDFRGDLKAIEKVVLSGLDVYAHNIETVPELQRKVRDPRANFNQSLHVLKHAKEVRPNVISKTSIMLGLGENDEQVYATLKALREANVDCLTLGQYMQPTKRHLKVEEYITPEKFKYWEKVGNELGFHYTASGPLVRSSYKAGEFFLKNLVAKRKKSSQV from the exons atgtCTCTACTCTGCGGGGGCGCCGCCTGCATCGTGGGGCCCCGG ATATTTGGAAGATACTTATGCAGTCCAGTCAGAGCAGTAAGTTCCTTGCCagataaaaaaaaggaattcttacAAAATGGACCAGACCTTCAAGATTTTTTATCTGGTGATCTTGTGGACAAGAGCAAGTGGGATGAATATAAAGGAAACTTAAAACGCCAGAAGGGAGAAAG GTTAAGACTACCTCCGTGGCTAAAGACAGAGATTCCCATGGGGAAAAATtacaataaactgaaaaatacattgCGGAATTTGAATCTCCATACA GTGTGTGAGGAAGCTCGATGTCCCAACATTGGAGAGTGTTGGGGAGGTGGAGAATATGCCACCGCCACAGCCACAATCATG CTGATGGGTGACACATGTACAAGAGGTTGCAGATTTTGTTCTGTTAAAACTGCAAGAAATCCTCCTCCGCTGGATGCCAGGGAGCCCTACAACACTGCAAAGGCAATTGCAGAGTGGGGTCTGGATTATGTTGTCTTGACGTCTGTGGATCGAGATG ATTTGCCCGATGGAGGAGCTGAGCATTTTGCGAAGACTGTAGCATACTTAAAGGAAAG gaaTCCAAAAATTCTTGTGGAATGTCTCACCCCTGATTTCCGAGGAGAtctaaaagcaatagaaaaagtTGTTCTGTCAGGATTGGATGTGTATGCACATAATATAGAAACAGTTCCAGAATTACAAAG GAAAGTTCGTGATCCCCGGGCCAATTTCAACCAGTCTCTGCACGTACTGAAACATGCCAAGGAGGTTCGGCCCAATGTGATTTCTAAAACATCTATAATGTTGGGTTTAGGCGAAAATGATGAGCAAGTATATGCAACACTGAAAg CACTTCGGGAAGCCAATGTGGACTGTTTGACCTTAGGACAATATATGCAGCCAACAAAACGCCACCTTAAG GTTGAAGAGTACATTACTCCTGAAAAGTTCAAATACTGGGAAAAAGTAGGAAATGAACTTGGATTTCATTATACTGCTAGTGGCCCTCTGGTGCGTTCTTCATATAAAGCAG GTGaatttttcctgaaaaatctcgtggctaaaagaaaaaagtcctctCAAGTATAA
- the LIAS gene encoding lipoyl synthase, mitochondrial isoform X2, with translation MSLLCGGAACIVGPRIFGRYLCSPVRAVSSLPDKKKEFLQNGPDLQDFLSGDLVDKSKWDEYKGNLKRQKGERCVRKLDVPTLESVGEVENMPPPQPQSWNPKILVECLTPDFRGDLKAIEKVVLSGLDVYAHNIETVPELQRKVRDPRANFNQSLHVLKHAKEVRPNVISKTSIMLGLGENDEQVYATLKALREANVDCLTLGQYMQPTKRHLKVEEYITPEKFKYWEKVGNELGFHYTASGPLVRSSYKAGEFFLKNLVAKRKKSSQV, from the exons atgtCTCTACTCTGCGGGGGCGCCGCCTGCATCGTGGGGCCCCGG ATATTTGGAAGATACTTATGCAGTCCAGTCAGAGCAGTAAGTTCCTTGCCagataaaaaaaaggaattcttacAAAATGGACCAGACCTTCAAGATTTTTTATCTGGTGATCTTGTGGACAAGAGCAAGTGGGATGAATATAAAGGAAACTTAAAACGCCAGAAGGGAGAAAG GTGTGTGAGGAAGCTCGATGTCCCAACATTGGAGAGTGTTGGGGAGGTGGAGAATATGCCACCGCCACAGCCACAATCATG gaaTCCAAAAATTCTTGTGGAATGTCTCACCCCTGATTTCCGAGGAGAtctaaaagcaatagaaaaagtTGTTCTGTCAGGATTGGATGTGTATGCACATAATATAGAAACAGTTCCAGAATTACAAAG GAAAGTTCGTGATCCCCGGGCCAATTTCAACCAGTCTCTGCACGTACTGAAACATGCCAAGGAGGTTCGGCCCAATGTGATTTCTAAAACATCTATAATGTTGGGTTTAGGCGAAAATGATGAGCAAGTATATGCAACACTGAAAg CACTTCGGGAAGCCAATGTGGACTGTTTGACCTTAGGACAATATATGCAGCCAACAAAACGCCACCTTAAG GTTGAAGAGTACATTACTCCTGAAAAGTTCAAATACTGGGAAAAAGTAGGAAATGAACTTGGATTTCATTATACTGCTAGTGGCCCTCTGGTGCGTTCTTCATATAAAGCAG GTGaatttttcctgaaaaatctcgtggctaaaagaaaaaagtcctctCAAGTATAA